Proteins encoded by one window of Akkermansia muciniphila ATCC BAA-835:
- the hrpA gene encoding ATP-dependent RNA helicase HrpA codes for MNITYPDLPISRRRNDILAAMREHQVIVVVGETGSGKTTQLPKMAMELAGEARGRVGCTQPRRLAAASVSRRVAEELNCDLGGLVGYQVRFEEKAGLDTRLKFMTDGILLAETQHDPDLRQYHTLILDEAHERSLNIDFLLGYLRLLLGRRRDLRLVISSATLDAGGFSEFFGGAPIIQVEGRTYPVDFHYLPPLHDDEELPAHVARAVDWLDTLDDRGDVLVFLPGEREIREVAEKLEGRNLRNTRILPLFARLGLANQQRIFHPEQGYRRIVLATNVAETSLTIPGIIYVIDSGLARVSRYSPARQVQRLQIEPVSKASARQRAGRCGRVCEGVCIRLYSEKDWEDRPDFTDPEIRRSALAGALLRMKDLGLPEMPEFPLPDPPSSKLVTEGYRTLREIGALDKARQLTPVGRKLARLPIDPRLARMLLEAQHEQALPEMLVIVAGLGIMDPRERPADAAQKADQAHAQWKEEDSDFLSLLKLWKAAWQFREGRRWRKNQLRKWCGKNFLNFNRMMEWFNLWEDLSRLVRETLKCRISPLEEETERQASFAMIHRSILAGVPRQFGLWDADNREYRGAGGRSFGIFPGSGLFRRKKRSEWVMGVELVDTTRLWMRRASILEPGWVELVAPHLCESHYSGARWDREQGAVYAVERVVCGGLRIIDNRRVHYGRINPAHAREIMIREGLLGGGFRTKPACIRHLETLREEVRQIELKLRRPDQVWCEEGVFEFFNRLVPPDCCTARAFLRWAAGMEKKNPEALHVPPQEAMYEFWGKDLLDGFPDEITCKGAEYAVYYQNDPGAEDDGVTLGVHIDQLPDIPEWLPEWGVPGHLAQRAECLLRSLPKDLRVFLQPISQKAAYFAELRHGLEPDGPLAGKLAEFVEVETGKFCAPSFFDMNRLPAELVTKIWVCDDEGEELAMGTDVAELNNRLGKKLSRRFQETAEDIVSVTGMKEWSCGDLEYTVDVAGRPGYVALVDEGASVGVRVFEDELDAAESHREGCLRFMRLRQTDQLNHLRRKFPLKLEGKLSLHMLGREPSTNAEDLVDVAAEIAMGRPLPRTAEQFAAAEMNLRQNLFDAAHNVADIWELVAGTEHAVRDFTALQKGVRHTERITADLQRQLDWLLRPRFLWAHGAERLPDLKRYMQGIAERIRRIGQQPLARELERLDLFERVYFPWHQVLKEHAGDLRWMQYGYLLEEYRLAVFAPAISVKGRVSEKRLVASFEALSSQ; via the coding sequence ATGAACATTACTTATCCGGATCTACCCATTTCCCGCCGCCGGAATGACATTCTGGCGGCAATGCGGGAGCACCAGGTCATTGTCGTAGTGGGGGAGACGGGATCCGGTAAGACTACCCAGCTCCCTAAAATGGCCATGGAGCTTGCCGGGGAGGCGCGGGGCAGAGTAGGATGCACCCAGCCCAGAAGGCTGGCTGCTGCTTCCGTTTCCCGCCGAGTGGCGGAGGAATTGAACTGCGACCTGGGAGGTTTGGTGGGTTACCAGGTGCGCTTTGAGGAAAAAGCCGGGCTGGATACGCGCCTGAAGTTCATGACGGATGGGATTCTTCTGGCGGAAACGCAGCATGATCCGGATCTGCGCCAATATCATACCCTGATTTTGGATGAGGCGCATGAACGCAGCCTCAACATTGACTTTTTGCTCGGCTATCTGCGGCTTTTGCTGGGCAGGCGGAGAGACTTGCGGCTGGTCATCAGTTCCGCGACGCTGGATGCCGGCGGGTTTTCCGAATTCTTTGGAGGCGCGCCTATTATTCAAGTAGAAGGCCGCACTTATCCGGTGGACTTCCACTATCTGCCGCCGCTGCATGACGATGAGGAACTTCCGGCTCATGTGGCGCGTGCCGTGGATTGGCTGGATACTCTGGACGACCGCGGGGATGTGCTTGTCTTCCTTCCCGGAGAACGCGAAATACGTGAGGTGGCGGAAAAACTGGAAGGCCGGAATCTGAGAAACACGCGCATTCTGCCTTTGTTCGCCAGGCTGGGCCTGGCGAACCAGCAAAGGATTTTTCATCCGGAGCAGGGATACCGCCGCATCGTGCTGGCTACAAATGTGGCGGAAACGTCCCTGACAATCCCCGGCATCATTTATGTTATTGACTCCGGCCTGGCGCGCGTCAGCCGCTATAGCCCGGCACGCCAAGTGCAGCGGCTTCAGATAGAACCCGTCTCCAAGGCCAGCGCCCGCCAGCGCGCCGGCCGTTGCGGCCGTGTGTGCGAAGGTGTGTGCATCCGCCTGTACAGTGAGAAGGACTGGGAGGACAGGCCGGACTTTACGGACCCGGAAATCAGGCGCAGCGCACTGGCCGGGGCGCTGCTCCGGATGAAAGACCTGGGATTGCCGGAAATGCCGGAGTTCCCGCTTCCGGATCCTCCTTCATCCAAACTGGTGACGGAAGGTTACCGCACCTTACGGGAGATCGGCGCTCTGGACAAAGCCCGGCAGCTCACGCCCGTAGGCAGAAAGCTGGCGCGGTTGCCCATTGACCCGCGGCTGGCCCGCATGCTGCTGGAGGCACAACATGAACAGGCCCTGCCGGAAATGCTGGTGATTGTAGCCGGCCTGGGCATCATGGATCCCCGTGAACGCCCTGCGGATGCCGCTCAGAAAGCGGACCAGGCCCACGCGCAGTGGAAGGAAGAAGATAGTGACTTCCTGTCTCTGCTCAAATTATGGAAGGCTGCATGGCAATTCCGGGAGGGAAGGCGCTGGCGTAAAAACCAGCTTCGGAAATGGTGCGGGAAAAATTTCCTCAATTTCAACCGCATGATGGAATGGTTCAATTTATGGGAGGACCTTTCCCGGCTGGTCAGGGAAACACTGAAATGCAGAATTTCCCCTTTGGAAGAAGAAACGGAGCGGCAGGCTTCCTTTGCCATGATTCACCGGAGCATCCTGGCGGGCGTTCCGCGCCAGTTCGGCCTCTGGGATGCAGACAACCGGGAATATCGCGGCGCCGGAGGACGTTCCTTCGGCATTTTTCCCGGTTCCGGCCTGTTCCGCCGTAAAAAAAGGAGTGAATGGGTAATGGGCGTGGAGTTGGTGGACACCACGCGCCTGTGGATGCGCCGCGCCTCCATTTTGGAACCGGGATGGGTGGAGCTGGTAGCGCCCCATCTGTGCGAATCACACTATTCCGGAGCGCGGTGGGACAGGGAGCAGGGGGCTGTTTACGCAGTGGAACGCGTCGTGTGCGGCGGCTTGCGCATTATTGATAACAGGCGTGTGCACTATGGCCGTATCAATCCCGCCCATGCGCGGGAAATAATGATACGCGAAGGCCTGTTGGGCGGTGGTTTCCGCACGAAACCCGCCTGTATCAGGCATCTGGAAACACTCCGGGAAGAGGTTCGGCAGATAGAGCTGAAGTTGCGCCGTCCGGACCAGGTCTGGTGTGAGGAAGGAGTTTTTGAATTCTTTAACAGGCTTGTTCCCCCGGACTGCTGTACGGCCAGGGCTTTTTTGCGGTGGGCCGCCGGTATGGAGAAGAAAAACCCGGAAGCTCTGCATGTTCCGCCACAGGAAGCCATGTACGAATTCTGGGGGAAAGACCTGCTGGATGGTTTTCCGGATGAAATCACCTGTAAAGGAGCGGAATATGCCGTGTATTACCAGAATGATCCCGGCGCGGAGGATGACGGCGTGACCCTGGGCGTCCACATCGACCAGTTGCCGGATATTCCCGAATGGTTGCCGGAGTGGGGGGTTCCCGGTCATCTGGCCCAGCGGGCGGAATGCCTGCTGCGTTCCCTTCCCAAGGATTTGCGCGTCTTTCTCCAGCCTATCAGCCAAAAGGCCGCTTACTTTGCGGAACTGAGGCATGGCCTGGAACCGGACGGGCCGCTGGCGGGGAAACTGGCGGAATTTGTGGAAGTGGAAACGGGAAAATTTTGCGCGCCCTCCTTTTTTGACATGAACCGTCTTCCTGCGGAGCTGGTTACGAAAATATGGGTGTGCGATGATGAAGGGGAAGAGCTTGCCATGGGCACGGATGTTGCGGAACTGAATAACCGCTTGGGTAAAAAACTTTCCCGTCGGTTCCAGGAAACAGCGGAGGATATCGTGTCCGTAACCGGCATGAAGGAATGGAGCTGCGGAGATTTGGAATACACGGTGGATGTGGCGGGAAGGCCGGGTTATGTGGCTCTGGTGGATGAAGGAGCATCCGTGGGCGTCCGTGTCTTTGAGGATGAACTGGATGCTGCGGAATCCCACCGGGAGGGGTGCCTGCGTTTCATGCGCCTGCGCCAGACGGATCAGCTTAACCATCTCCGCAGAAAATTTCCGTTGAAGCTGGAAGGAAAGCTCTCTCTTCATATGCTCGGACGGGAGCCGTCTACCAATGCGGAAGACCTGGTGGACGTTGCCGCGGAGATAGCCATGGGCCGTCCTTTGCCGCGCACGGCGGAGCAATTCGCTGCTGCGGAAATGAATCTGCGCCAAAACCTTTTTGACGCGGCGCATAACGTGGCGGATATATGGGAACTGGTGGCGGGTACGGAACATGCCGTCAGGGACTTTACGGCGCTGCAAAAGGGTGTGCGCCATACGGAGCGCATTACGGCTGACCTTCAGCGCCAGCTTGACTGGTTGTTACGCCCCCGTTTCCTGTGGGCGCATGGAGCGGAACGCTTGCCGGACCTGAAACGGTACATGCAGGGAATTGCGGAGCGTATCAGACGCATCGGCCAGCAACCCCTTGCCAGGGAATTGGAACGCCTGGACCTCTTCGAACGCGTGTATTTTCCCTGGCATCAGGTTTTGAAGGAACATGCCGGAGACCTGCGCTGGATGCAATACGGTTATTTGCTGGAAGAATACCGCCTGGCCGTTTTCGCTCCCGCCATCTCCGTCAAGGGCCGCGTCTCCGAAAAACGTCTGGTGGCTTCTTTTGAGGCATTGTCAAGCCAGTAA
- a CDS encoding potassium channel family protein — protein sequence MRYTVIGLGQFGQELCTELSARNIEVVAVASTDEELEQIKDLVTYAVVTDYTNPAALRELELDDQSAVIVAIGDSFEENLLVVTHLQKMGVRYIYARVMSPVHEHILSQMNVYALINLSRVASKQLASQLESPEFLRVSPMDENHSIVEIAVPRIWVGKRLRDVGLRTEHHLNLLTIRRGEAQTPQGRREILSIPRIPVIGTPSPDLVFEDHDILVLFGKETNLIEFAQLSKGL from the coding sequence ATGAGATACACCGTTATCGGCCTGGGCCAGTTTGGGCAGGAACTCTGCACAGAACTTTCCGCCCGTAATATTGAAGTAGTAGCCGTTGCCTCCACGGATGAAGAATTGGAGCAAATCAAGGATCTGGTGACTTATGCCGTGGTGACGGATTACACTAATCCGGCCGCTTTGCGTGAGTTGGAACTGGACGACCAGTCCGCCGTCATTGTCGCCATCGGAGACAGTTTTGAAGAAAACCTTCTCGTCGTCACGCACCTTCAGAAAATGGGCGTCCGCTACATCTACGCCCGCGTCATGAGTCCGGTGCACGAACACATTTTAAGCCAGATGAACGTGTATGCGCTCATCAACTTGTCCCGCGTGGCTTCCAAGCAACTCGCCAGCCAGTTGGAATCCCCGGAATTCCTGCGCGTCTCCCCCATGGACGAAAACCACAGCATCGTGGAAATAGCCGTGCCGCGCATCTGGGTGGGCAAGCGCCTGCGGGATGTAGGCCTGCGCACGGAACACCACCTTAACCTGCTCACCATCCGCCGCGGGGAGGCCCAGACTCCGCAGGGGCGCCGGGAAATCCTGTCCATACCGCGCATTCCCGTCATTGGCACCCCTTCCCCGGATCTCGTTTTTGAAGACCACGACATTCTGGTCCTGTTCGGCAAAGAAACCAATTTGATTGAATTCGCCCAATTATCCAAAGGATTGTAA